The following proteins come from a genomic window of Methylorubrum populi:
- a CDS encoding SWIB/MDM2 domain-containing protein, with the protein MATKTTEKKAAAPKSAPKKETATKAASGTKPNALQQPLKPSPELAAIVGDKPLPRGEVVSKVWEHIKKHNLQNPENKREIVADDKLKKIFGKDKCSMFEMNKHLAAHLKS; encoded by the coding sequence ATGGCTACCAAGACGACGGAGAAGAAGGCGGCTGCGCCCAAGAGTGCCCCGAAGAAGGAGACCGCCACCAAGGCTGCCTCCGGCACCAAGCCCAACGCGCTTCAGCAGCCCCTGAAGCCGTCTCCCGAACTCGCCGCCATCGTCGGCGACAAGCCCCTGCCGCGCGGCGAGGTCGTCAGCAAGGTGTGGGAGCACATCAAGAAGCACAACCTCCAGAACCCGGAGAACAAGCGCGAGATCGTCGCCGACGACAAGCTCAAGAAGATCTTCGGCAAGGACAAGTGCTCGATGTTCGAGATGAACAAGCATCTCGCCGCGCACCTGAAGTCCTGA
- a CDS encoding SDR family NAD(P)-dependent oxidoreductase, whose amino-acid sequence MDIDLKGRSALVTGSTGGIGYAVARELGRLGAYVAVNGRTAERVDAAIARLRGEVPGGEFIAGIGDVGTEEGAAELVAALPRVDILVNNAGIFEPKPFFEIADAEWRHFFEMNVMSGIRLARAYGPGMVERGWGRIVFIASESGINIPPEMVHYGMTKTAQLAVSRGLAETVGGSGVTVNSVLPGPTMTEGVADFLESMGAGDGDLEAKGRAFIAENRPTSLLKRLAQPEEVANMVAYLCTPAASATTGAALRVDGGVLRSIA is encoded by the coding sequence ATGGACATCGATCTGAAGGGACGCAGCGCCCTCGTCACCGGCTCGACAGGCGGCATCGGCTACGCGGTGGCCCGCGAACTCGGCCGGCTCGGCGCCTATGTCGCCGTCAACGGCCGCACCGCCGAGCGGGTGGACGCGGCGATCGCCCGTCTGCGCGGCGAAGTGCCCGGCGGCGAGTTCATCGCCGGCATCGGCGACGTCGGCACCGAGGAGGGCGCGGCCGAACTCGTCGCCGCCCTGCCGAGGGTCGACATCCTCGTCAACAACGCCGGCATCTTCGAGCCGAAGCCGTTCTTCGAGATCGCGGATGCCGAATGGCGCCACTTCTTCGAGATGAACGTGATGAGCGGCATCCGCCTCGCGCGCGCCTACGGCCCCGGCATGGTCGAGCGCGGCTGGGGCCGGATCGTCTTCATCGCCAGCGAATCCGGGATCAATATCCCGCCGGAGATGGTCCATTACGGGATGACGAAGACGGCGCAGCTCGCCGTCTCCCGCGGGCTGGCGGAGACGGTGGGCGGCAGCGGCGTCACGGTCAACAGCGTCCTGCCCGGTCCGACCATGACCGAGGGCGTGGCGGATTTTCTGGAATCGATGGGTGCAGGGGACGGCGACCTGGAGGCCAAGGGCCGTGCCTTCATCGCCGAGAACCGGCCCACCTCCCTCCTCAAGCGTCTGGCCCAGCCGGAAGAGGTGGCCAACATGGTGGCCTATCTCTGCACGCCCGCCGCGAGCGCCACCACCGGGGCGGCCCTGCGGGTCGATGGCGGCGTGCTGCGCAGCATCGCCTGA
- a CDS encoding MFS transporter — MLALSAMALAIAMAVLDGAIVNVALPVIARDLDVPASDAIFIVSAYQIAVTAALLPLATLGEIWGYRRVYLSGLAVFTAASLACAISPNLASLTAARVAQGLGAAGIMSVNIALVRFIYPHRLIGRGVGNVALIVAVAAAAGPTVAAAILSVAAWPWLFLVNLPVGLVALAVGARTLPYTPRSARRFDLRSAGLNALTIGLLIVGLDGLADPGTRWLAAAALVASVAAGIVFVRSQIRLAVPLLPLDLLRIPAFALSMVASVCSFAAQMIAYVALPFYFHDGLGFSETRTGLLMTPWPLAIAAMSPFAGRLADRVPPGLLGSLGLVLLAAGMASLALLPQAPSTFDVVWRLTLSGVGFGLFQSPNNKVIITSAPRERSGGASGMQASARLVGQSIGAALVAVLFGLIAGGPVGAFATTLWCAVVLALAGSVASGLRRAGP; from the coding sequence ATGCTGGCGCTCTCGGCCATGGCGCTCGCCATCGCGATGGCGGTGCTCGACGGTGCGATCGTCAACGTCGCCCTGCCGGTGATCGCCCGCGACCTCGACGTGCCGGCCTCGGACGCGATCTTCATCGTCAGCGCCTACCAGATCGCGGTCACCGCCGCCCTGCTGCCCCTGGCGACGCTCGGCGAGATCTGGGGCTACCGTCGGGTCTATCTGAGCGGTCTTGCCGTCTTCACCGCGGCCTCGCTCGCCTGCGCCATTTCGCCGAACCTCGCGAGCTTAACGGCCGCACGGGTCGCCCAAGGGCTCGGCGCGGCCGGGATCATGAGCGTGAACATCGCGCTGGTGCGCTTCATCTACCCGCACCGACTGATCGGGCGCGGGGTCGGCAACGTGGCGCTGATCGTGGCGGTGGCCGCCGCCGCTGGGCCAACGGTTGCCGCCGCGATCCTCTCGGTCGCGGCCTGGCCCTGGCTGTTCCTCGTCAACCTGCCGGTCGGGCTCGTGGCGCTGGCGGTCGGCGCCCGCACCCTGCCCTACACGCCCCGCTCCGCCCGCCGCTTCGACCTGCGGAGCGCCGGCCTCAACGCCCTGACCATCGGTCTGCTCATCGTCGGCCTCGACGGCCTCGCTGATCCCGGCACCCGCTGGCTCGCCGCGGCGGCGCTCGTGGCGTCGGTGGCGGCCGGCATCGTCTTCGTGCGCAGCCAGATCCGGCTCGCGGTGCCGCTCCTGCCGCTCGATCTCCTGCGGATCCCGGCCTTCGCCCTGTCGATGGTAGCCTCGGTCTGCTCGTTCGCGGCGCAGATGATCGCCTACGTCGCCCTGCCCTTCTACTTCCATGACGGGCTGGGCTTCTCGGAGACCCGGACCGGCTTGCTGATGACGCCGTGGCCGCTCGCCATCGCGGCGATGTCGCCGTTCGCCGGCCGGCTCGCCGACCGCGTGCCGCCGGGACTGCTCGGCAGCCTCGGCCTCGTCCTCCTGGCGGCCGGCATGGCCTCCCTTGCCCTGCTGCCGCAGGCACCCTCGACCTTCGACGTCGTCTGGCGCCTGACGCTTTCGGGCGTTGGTTTCGGGCTGTTCCAGTCGCCCAACAACAAGGTCATCATCACCAGCGCCCCGCGGGAGCGCAGCGGTGGCGCCAGCGGCATGCAGGCGAGCGCCCGGCTCGTCGGCCAGTCGATCGGGGCGGCGCTGGTCGCCGTGCTGTTCGGCCTGATCGCGGGCGGGCCGGTGGGCGCCTTCGCCACCACCCTCTGGTGCGCCGTCGTCCTGGCGCTGGCCGGTTCGGTGGCAAGCGGTCTGCGGCGGGCGGGGCCGTGA
- a CDS encoding alpha/beta hydrolase, with product MRAHPFLALLLTPLLTLTPVAARAQEQTPLGIGLEGFAYPFPVRFVPLTRDGEAQRLAYMDVPAAENANGRTVLLLHGRNFPSSYWEPVIRALSNAGYRVVVPDQLGFGKSSKPVGAFTFDRMAADTIALADSLKISRFDVVAHSMGGMLAVRLARSYPQRVNSLVLEAPIGLEDYRFTVPPVPDETLLAREGDLSADAYRKQLMTSYALSIPASAIEPFVSIRERVKGSGEYPRWLKSFVNSYQMIWGQPVVHEIPLVKAPTLFIMGANDHNAPGKGFAPAEMRSGMGDNTGHARALAGRMPNGKAEVINNVGHLVHMEATEMFNALTLEFLNTH from the coding sequence ATGCGTGCCCACCCCTTCCTCGCGCTCCTTCTCACGCCGCTCTTGACGCTGACGCCGGTCGCCGCCCGTGCTCAGGAACAGACGCCGCTCGGCATCGGCCTCGAAGGCTTCGCCTATCCCTTTCCGGTGCGATTCGTGCCGCTGACGCGCGACGGCGAAGCGCAGCGCCTCGCCTACATGGATGTTCCGGCCGCCGAGAACGCCAACGGCCGCACGGTGCTGCTGCTGCACGGGCGCAACTTTCCTTCGAGCTACTGGGAGCCGGTGATCCGCGCCCTCTCGAACGCGGGCTACCGCGTGGTGGTCCCCGACCAGCTCGGCTTCGGCAAGTCGTCGAAGCCGGTGGGCGCGTTCACCTTCGACCGGATGGCTGCCGACACGATCGCGCTCGCCGACAGCCTCAAGATCTCCCGCTTCGACGTGGTGGCCCATTCGATGGGCGGCATGCTCGCGGTCCGGCTCGCGCGAAGCTATCCGCAGCGGGTCAACAGCCTCGTGTTGGAGGCGCCGATCGGGCTCGAGGATTACCGCTTCACCGTGCCTCCGGTCCCCGACGAGACGCTGCTCGCCCGCGAGGGCGATCTCAGCGCCGACGCCTACCGCAAGCAGTTGATGACGAGCTACGCGCTCTCGATCCCCGCCTCGGCGATCGAGCCGTTCGTGTCGATCCGCGAGCGGGTGAAGGGCTCGGGCGAGTATCCGCGCTGGCTCAAATCCTTCGTGAACTCCTACCAAATGATCTGGGGCCAGCCGGTGGTCCACGAGATCCCGCTGGTGAAGGCGCCGACCCTGTTCATCATGGGCGCCAACGACCACAACGCCCCCGGCAAGGGCTTCGCCCCGGCCGAGATGCGCTCCGGCATGGGCGACAATACGGGGCACGCCCGCGCCCTCGCCGGCCGGATGCCGAACGGCAAGGCCGAGGTGATCAACAATGTCGGCCACCTCGTTCACATGGAGGCGACCGAGATGTTCAACGCGCTGACGCTCGAATTCCTCAACACGCATTGA
- a CDS encoding NAD(P)-dependent oxidoreductase codes for MDVGFIGLGRMGRAMAAQLVAAGHRVRVWNRSPEAARAVEGAEPVASAAEAFSGDAAITMLADDAALRAVTIEGGLLDSGQRPGVHVGMSTISVALAKELAAVHGRAGVPYVSAPVFGRPDAASNGALNIIAAGDDAAIAQVQPLFDAMGSKTWRFGAEPERANAVKLAGNFMLVSAIEAMGEAAAFAEGHGIAGADVLEMLTSTLFASPVYKNYGAMIMAGRYEPPGFTIRLGLKDVRLALAAGEAVNVPMPFASVLRDNLLDAIAHGDGDKDFAGLATVAARRSGR; via the coding sequence ATGGATGTCGGTTTCATTGGGCTCGGCCGCATGGGCCGGGCCATGGCGGCGCAGCTCGTCGCGGCGGGGCACCGGGTGCGGGTCTGGAACCGCTCACCGGAGGCGGCGCGGGCAGTCGAGGGCGCAGAGCCCGTGGCGAGCGCCGCCGAGGCGTTTTCCGGGGATGCCGCGATCACCATGCTCGCCGACGACGCGGCCCTGCGCGCCGTGACCATTGAGGGCGGGCTGCTCGATTCCGGCCAGCGGCCGGGTGTGCATGTCGGCATGTCCACGATCTCGGTGGCGCTCGCCAAGGAACTGGCGGCGGTCCACGGACGCGCGGGCGTGCCCTACGTCTCCGCCCCGGTCTTCGGCCGGCCGGACGCGGCTTCGAACGGCGCGCTCAACATCATCGCCGCGGGTGACGATGCGGCGATCGCGCAGGTGCAGCCGCTGTTCGACGCCATGGGCAGCAAGACCTGGCGCTTCGGCGCGGAGCCTGAGCGGGCCAACGCCGTGAAGCTCGCGGGCAACTTCATGCTGGTCTCGGCCATCGAGGCGATGGGGGAGGCAGCCGCCTTCGCCGAGGGGCACGGCATCGCGGGCGCCGACGTGCTGGAGATGCTCACCAGCACCCTGTTCGCCTCGCCGGTCTACAAGAACTACGGCGCGATGATCATGGCGGGCCGCTACGAGCCGCCGGGCTTCACCATCCGACTCGGCCTCAAGGATGTCCGCCTCGCGCTGGCGGCGGGTGAAGCGGTCAACGTGCCGATGCCCTTCGCCAGCGTGCTGCGCGACAACCTCCTCGACGCCATCGCCCACGGCGACGGCGACAAGGATTTTGCCGGTCTTGCCACGGTGGCCGCCCGGCGCAGCGGGCGGTAG
- a CDS encoding glutathione binding-like protein — protein sequence MIDLYYWPTPNGHKVTMFLEEAGLPYTIHPVDIGKGAQFEASFLKIAPNNRMPAIVDQAPSDGGEPVSLFESGAILLYLAEKTGRFLPADLRGRAETLQWLFWQMGGLGPMLGQNHHFSQYAPEKIPYAIDRYVKETNRLYGVLDRRLADRAFVAGADYTIADMAAYPWIVPWEKQGQRLDDHPNLKRWFEAIADRPATRAAYARAAEVNPNHGHPMSEDAKRVMFGQTASNTNR from the coding sequence ATGATCGATCTGTACTACTGGCCAACCCCGAACGGCCACAAGGTGACGATGTTCCTGGAGGAGGCCGGCCTCCCCTACACCATCCACCCGGTGGACATCGGCAAGGGCGCCCAGTTCGAGGCCTCCTTCCTGAAGATCGCACCGAACAACCGCATGCCGGCCATCGTCGATCAGGCCCCTTCCGACGGCGGAGAGCCGGTCTCGCTGTTCGAGTCGGGCGCGATCCTGCTCTACCTCGCGGAGAAGACCGGGCGCTTCCTTCCCGCCGACCTGCGCGGCCGGGCCGAAACCCTGCAATGGCTGTTCTGGCAGATGGGCGGCCTCGGGCCGATGCTCGGCCAGAACCACCATTTCTCGCAATACGCGCCGGAGAAGATCCCCTACGCCATCGACCGGTACGTGAAGGAGACGAACCGGCTCTACGGCGTGCTCGACCGGCGGCTCGCCGACCGCGCCTTCGTTGCGGGCGCCGACTACACCATCGCCGACATGGCCGCCTATCCCTGGATCGTGCCGTGGGAGAAGCAGGGCCAGCGGCTCGACGATCATCCGAACCTGAAGCGCTGGTTCGAGGCGATCGCGGATCGCCCCGCCACCAGGGCGGCCTACGCGCGCGCGGCCGAGGTCAACCCGAACCACGGCCATCCGATGAGCGAGGACGCCAAGCGGGTGATGTTCGGCCAGACCGCGTCGAACACCAATCGCTGA
- a CDS encoding ETC complex I subunit, whose protein sequence is MPSARIYRPAKDPTQSGLARTKQWVLEFDQTEPRETDPLMGWTGSSDMLQQVRLEFDTSEEAVAYAKAAGIAYRVEETPPPIARKGLSYSDNFKFNRTAPWTH, encoded by the coding sequence ATGCCGAGCGCCCGCATCTACCGCCCCGCCAAGGACCCCACGCAGTCCGGGCTCGCCCGCACCAAGCAATGGGTGCTGGAGTTCGACCAGACCGAGCCGCGCGAGACCGACCCGCTGATGGGCTGGACCGGCTCCTCCGACATGCTGCAGCAGGTGCGGCTCGAATTCGATACCTCCGAGGAGGCGGTGGCCTACGCCAAGGCGGCAGGCATCGCCTACCGGGTCGAGGAGACGCCGCCGCCGATCGCCCGCAAGGGCCTGTCCTACTCCGACAATTTCAAGTTCAACCGCACCGCCCCCTGGACCCACTGA
- a CDS encoding nucleoside deaminase: protein MPDHEDYLREATDIALANVAEGGRPYGAVIVRDGEVVARAANRIHATNDPSDHAEMVAIRAASQRLGRPKLDDCIVYASGRPCPMCHAAMRLAGVKEGYFAFTAEDAEAEGLLSAGIYAELCRPLEEQPMRVRHQPLPDEPNPYRAWTERKGR from the coding sequence ATGCCGGATCACGAAGATTATCTGCGCGAGGCGACCGACATCGCCCTCGCCAATGTCGCCGAGGGCGGCCGGCCCTACGGCGCGGTGATCGTGCGGGATGGGGAGGTCGTCGCGCGGGCGGCCAACCGCATCCATGCGACCAACGATCCGAGCGACCACGCCGAAATGGTGGCGATCCGCGCGGCGAGTCAGCGGCTCGGCCGGCCCAAGCTCGACGACTGCATCGTCTACGCCAGCGGGCGGCCCTGCCCGATGTGCCACGCGGCGATGCGGCTCGCCGGCGTGAAGGAGGGCTACTTCGCCTTCACCGCGGAGGACGCGGAGGCCGAGGGCCTGCTCAGCGCCGGGATCTACGCCGAGCTGTGCCGGCCGCTCGAGGAGCAGCCGATGCGGGTGCGCCACCAACCGCTTCCCGACGAGCCGAATCCCTACCGCGCCTGGACGGAGCGGAAGGGGCGCTGA
- a CDS encoding spore photoproduct lyase family protein, translated as MAPRDLIDIDRIFHEPAVADFPRGREILARYPNAERIEVPSHWNIPELHGNEGSVEDWVRIKRSTLVLGVKKGLAMRPNGRSAHFIAPSTSNGCAMACAYCYVPRRKGFSNPISLFVNVDAVCAAIARHAGKQGPLPESDQIDGQAWVYDLGENGDLSVDAMICDNVRDLVALFRGLPNAKGSFATKAVNRDLLAYDPQGRTRIRFSLMPARIARIVDVRTAPILERIAAIDDFLRAGYEVHVNFSPVILYEGWEADWAALFDAIDGTISEAAKAQLACEIIMLTHNDGLHAVNLGWHPKAEDLLWRPDIQETKRSEGGGENLRYRTGWKGRWLARFKALLAERMPYCRVRYAF; from the coding sequence ATGGCTCCGCGCGACCTCATCGACATCGATCGCATCTTCCACGAACCCGCGGTCGCCGACTTCCCGCGCGGCCGTGAGATTCTGGCCCGCTACCCGAATGCGGAGCGGATCGAGGTCCCTTCGCACTGGAACATCCCGGAGCTGCACGGCAACGAAGGCTCGGTCGAGGATTGGGTGCGCATCAAGCGCTCGACCCTGGTGCTCGGGGTGAAGAAGGGGCTCGCCATGCGCCCCAACGGCCGCTCCGCCCACTTCATCGCGCCCTCCACCTCGAACGGCTGCGCGATGGCCTGCGCCTATTGCTACGTGCCGCGCCGCAAGGGCTTCTCGAACCCGATCTCGCTGTTCGTGAATGTCGACGCGGTCTGCGCGGCGATCGCGCGCCACGCGGGCAAGCAGGGTCCGCTGCCCGAGTCCGACCAGATCGACGGGCAGGCCTGGGTCTACGATCTCGGCGAGAACGGCGATCTCTCGGTCGATGCGATGATCTGTGACAACGTCCGCGATCTCGTCGCGCTGTTTCGCGGGCTGCCCAACGCCAAGGGGTCGTTCGCGACCAAGGCCGTGAATCGGGATCTCCTCGCCTACGACCCGCAGGGGCGCACCCGCATCCGCTTCTCCCTGATGCCGGCGCGGATCGCCCGCATCGTCGATGTCCGGACCGCGCCGATCCTTGAGCGGATCGCCGCGATCGACGACTTCCTGCGGGCCGGCTACGAGGTCCACGTCAATTTCTCGCCCGTCATTCTCTACGAGGGCTGGGAGGCGGATTGGGCCGCCCTGTTCGACGCGATCGACGGCACGATCTCGGAGGCGGCCAAAGCCCAGCTCGCCTGCGAGATCATCATGCTGACCCACAATGACGGGCTGCACGCGGTCAATCTCGGCTGGCACCCCAAAGCCGAGGACCTGCTCTGGCGGCCGGACATCCAAGAGACCAAGCGCTCGGAGGGCGGCGGCGAGAACCTGCGCTACCGCACCGGCTGGAAGGGGAGATGGCTCGCCCGGTTCAAGGCCCTGCTCGCCGAGCGGATGCCCTATTGCCGGGTGCGCTACGCGTTCTGA
- a CDS encoding SHOCT domain-containing protein: protein MIEDSEQRPAGLEPLAERHGVSLDAVRHLLRALQAGQGNMAQFDHPDLGGFGQWSRGGMVMVGSMNDHALKARVDALCTELAAALPLSGFREEAASGNWWPGSLGLPSSAGAQNGTRYAFFPEKRRLAVETDGRLALYDTAERIITGASQQQGGSSSLRFSGPQGSFSLEDLRPVEPEAAAKSPAPAAVASSASSSAFAIHPPAPGPASHRPAPAASNAGSADVLSVLERLAELHKKGVLTDAEFSSKKAELLARL from the coding sequence ATGATCGAAGACTCCGAACAACGGCCCGCCGGCCTCGAGCCCCTGGCCGAGCGGCACGGCGTGAGCCTCGACGCGGTGCGCCACCTGCTGCGGGCTCTTCAGGCGGGCCAGGGCAACATGGCCCAGTTCGACCATCCCGATCTCGGCGGCTTCGGTCAGTGGTCGCGGGGCGGCATGGTGATGGTCGGCTCGATGAACGACCACGCGCTCAAGGCGCGGGTCGATGCCCTCTGCACCGAACTCGCCGCGGCCCTGCCGCTCTCCGGCTTCCGCGAAGAGGCGGCCTCGGGCAATTGGTGGCCTGGCAGCCTCGGCCTTCCGTCGAGCGCGGGCGCGCAGAACGGCACGCGCTACGCCTTCTTTCCCGAGAAGCGGCGGCTCGCCGTGGAGACGGACGGGCGGCTCGCCCTCTACGACACGGCCGAGCGGATCATTACCGGCGCGAGTCAGCAGCAGGGCGGCTCGTCGTCGCTGCGCTTCAGCGGCCCGCAGGGGAGTTTTTCGCTGGAGGATCTGAGGCCGGTCGAGCCCGAGGCGGCAGCGAAGTCGCCGGCACCGGCGGCCGTGGCGTCGTCCGCGTCGTCGTCCGCCTTCGCGATCCATCCGCCCGCGCCTGGGCCCGCCTCCCATCGGCCGGCTCCGGCCGCATCGAACGCAGGCTCCGCCGACGTGCTCTCGGTGCTCGAACGGCTGGCCGAGCTGCACAAGAAGGGCGTGCTGACCGACGCGGAATTTTCAAGCAAGAAGGCGGAGCTGCTGGCGCGGCTCTGA
- the glgX gene encoding glycogen debranching protein GlgX, translating to MADTDRNGMPKPRTSRTRIREGSPHPRGATWDGRGVNFALFSAHATKVELCLFDDEGKNEIERIELPEYTDEVWHGYLPDARPGTIYGYRVHGPYEPEAGHRFNPNKLLIDPYAKGLVGTIEWNPALFGYQMETGDDLTFDERDSAPYTRRSRVIDPAFTWGRDAKPRVPWERTIVYETHVKGFTKLHPAVPEKLRGTYAGMGHPAVLDYIKSLGITSVELLPVHSFVQDDYLQQKGLINYWGYNTISFFTPARRYAAVPDFAFSEFKEMVARMHGAGLEVILDVVYNHTAEGNEKGPTLSFKGVDNASYYRLLPNQPRYYINDTGTGNTFNLSHPRVLQLVTDSLRYWANEMRVDGFRFDLATILGREPYGFDEGGGFLDTCRQDPVLNDVKLIAEPWDCGPGGYQVGGFPPGWAEWNDRFRDDVRGYWKGDAGLLPGLASRITASADKFNKRGRRPWASVNFITAHDGFTLNDTVSYNEKHNEANGEGNRDGHGHNLSYNYGVEGPTDDPEIRSVRLRQMRNMLATLFLSKGTPMLLAGDEFARTQQGNNNAYCQDNEVSWVDWGAIGEEERDLAEFTQRLILLRNALPMLSRGRFVTGAYDEEFGVKDVTWLTPAGTEMSPENWNDGNSRTLAVLLDGRAQASGIHKRGGDATLLLFYNAYHDVVDFTLPEAPGGTAWTRLLDTNLPDSQEIESFAVGESYSVTGRSMLMFVLKPIESESEEHSDMERSYQYVMQAFERANVESVSFGIDEEV from the coding sequence ATGGCCGATACCGACCGGAATGGGATGCCGAAGCCGCGCACGTCGCGCACGCGAATCCGCGAAGGCTCGCCGCATCCCCGCGGTGCGACCTGGGACGGCCGCGGCGTGAACTTCGCGCTGTTCTCGGCCCACGCCACCAAGGTCGAGCTGTGCCTGTTCGACGACGAGGGCAAGAACGAGATCGAGCGCATCGAGTTGCCGGAATATACCGACGAGGTCTGGCACGGCTATCTGCCGGATGCGCGCCCCGGCACGATCTACGGCTACCGCGTTCACGGCCCCTACGAGCCGGAGGCCGGCCACCGCTTCAACCCCAACAAGCTGCTGATCGACCCCTACGCCAAGGGCCTCGTCGGCACCATCGAGTGGAATCCGGCGCTGTTCGGCTACCAGATGGAGACCGGCGACGACCTCACCTTCGACGAGCGCGACTCCGCTCCCTACACCCGCCGCTCCCGCGTGATCGACCCGGCCTTCACCTGGGGCCGCGATGCCAAGCCGCGCGTGCCGTGGGAGCGCACCATCGTCTACGAAACCCACGTCAAAGGTTTCACCAAACTGCATCCGGCGGTGCCGGAGAAGCTGCGCGGCACTTATGCCGGCATGGGGCACCCGGCGGTGCTCGACTACATCAAGAGCCTCGGCATCACCTCGGTCGAGTTGCTGCCGGTCCACTCCTTCGTGCAGGACGATTACCTGCAGCAGAAGGGGCTGATCAATTACTGGGGCTACAATACCATCTCGTTCTTCACGCCCGCCCGGCGCTACGCCGCGGTGCCGGACTTCGCCTTCTCCGAATTCAAGGAGATGGTGGCGCGCATGCACGGCGCCGGTCTCGAAGTCATCCTCGACGTGGTCTACAACCACACGGCGGAGGGCAACGAGAAGGGTCCGACGCTCTCGTTCAAGGGCGTCGACAACGCCTCCTACTACCGGCTGCTGCCGAACCAGCCGCGCTACTACATCAACGACACCGGCACGGGGAACACCTTCAACCTCTCGCATCCCCGCGTGCTGCAGCTCGTCACGGACAGCCTGCGCTACTGGGCCAACGAGATGCGGGTCGACGGCTTCCGCTTCGACCTCGCCACCATCCTCGGCCGCGAGCCCTACGGCTTCGACGAGGGCGGCGGCTTCCTCGACACCTGCCGCCAGGACCCAGTGCTCAACGACGTGAAGCTGATTGCTGAGCCGTGGGATTGCGGCCCCGGCGGTTATCAGGTCGGCGGCTTCCCGCCGGGCTGGGCCGAGTGGAACGACCGGTTCCGCGACGACGTGCGCGGCTACTGGAAGGGCGATGCCGGACTTCTGCCGGGGCTCGCCTCGCGCATCACCGCCTCGGCCGACAAGTTCAACAAGCGCGGACGCCGGCCCTGGGCCTCGGTGAACTTCATCACGGCGCATGACGGGTTCACGCTCAACGACACGGTCTCGTACAACGAGAAGCACAACGAGGCCAACGGCGAGGGCAACCGCGACGGGCACGGCCACAACTTGTCCTACAATTATGGCGTCGAGGGCCCGACCGACGATCCCGAGATCCGCTCGGTGCGCCTGCGCCAGATGCGCAACATGCTGGCCACCCTGTTCCTGTCGAAGGGCACGCCGATGCTGCTGGCCGGCGACGAGTTCGCCCGGACTCAGCAGGGCAACAACAACGCGTACTGCCAGGACAACGAGGTCTCCTGGGTCGATTGGGGCGCCATCGGCGAGGAGGAACGCGATCTCGCCGAGTTCACACAGCGCCTGATCCTGCTGCGCAACGCCCTGCCGATGCTCTCGCGCGGGCGCTTCGTGACGGGCGCCTACGACGAGGAGTTCGGCGTCAAGGACGTGACGTGGCTTACGCCCGCCGGCACCGAGATGAGCCCGGAGAACTGGAACGACGGCAATTCGCGCACGCTCGCCGTCCTGCTCGACGGGCGCGCCCAGGCGAGCGGCATCCACAAGCGCGGCGGCGATGCGACGCTGCTCCTGTTCTACAACGCCTATCACGATGTGGTCGACTTCACCCTACCCGAGGCGCCCGGCGGCACCGCCTGGACGCGGCTGCTCGACACCAACCTGCCGGATAGCCAGGAGATCGAGAGCTTCGCCGTGGGCGAGAGCTACTCGGTCACGGGCCGCTCGATGCTGATGTTCGTTCTCAAGCCGATCGAGAGCGAGAGCGAGGAGCACAGCGACATGGAGCGCTCCTACCAGTATGTGATGCAGGCCTTCGAGCGGGCGAACGTCGAGAGCGTAAGCTTCGGCATCGACGAGGAGGTCTGA